The following proteins are encoded in a genomic region of Opitutaceae bacterium:
- a CDS encoding HNH endonuclease, translating to MPDPQKIWLNKLTKLNPNVSLAKGSGAGRFAPHKPILLLALIDAAEAGELLTPQANLTPGVRVRFNAFWAIVMPRWKSKPDPTMPFHYLSSQGFWKTRTEDGRPSRSVCTTVSIELHPDFYLLLQQPQFRDLARRVLVQTWFPPLEQAALKASLFLEESTPLDTKAVAEAEPEARAVGRNARFRIEVIVQYRYTCALTGYTLTTHTGASIVEAAHIAAFADSRNNDARNGLALTPNAHWSFDEGLWTIDDDLRIVVAKDAFFEWTNGESLNRLHGKPLTFAPDVKLCPEPRYLEWHRERCFVG from the coding sequence ATGCCTGACCCGCAAAAGATCTGGCTCAACAAGCTCACGAAACTGAATCCCAATGTGAGTCTCGCCAAAGGGTCCGGGGCGGGACGCTTCGCGCCGCACAAGCCGATCCTGCTGCTTGCTTTGATTGATGCCGCTGAGGCGGGCGAACTCCTGACTCCCCAAGCGAATCTTACGCCAGGGGTGCGCGTTAGGTTCAACGCTTTCTGGGCGATCGTCATGCCTCGCTGGAAGTCGAAACCAGATCCGACGATGCCCTTTCATTACCTTTCTAGCCAGGGATTCTGGAAGACGCGAACGGAGGACGGCAGGCCGTCACGCAGTGTCTGCACGACGGTCTCGATCGAGCTTCATCCGGATTTTTATCTGCTGCTGCAGCAGCCGCAGTTTCGCGACCTTGCCCGGCGAGTGCTCGTGCAGACCTGGTTTCCCCCGTTGGAGCAAGCGGCGCTCAAGGCGAGTCTGTTTCTGGAAGAATCGACCCCGTTGGATACGAAGGCCGTTGCCGAGGCCGAACCAGAGGCCCGGGCGGTCGGTCGCAACGCTCGCTTCCGCATCGAGGTGATTGTCCAGTATCGCTACACGTGTGCACTTACTGGATACACGCTCACGACGCACACGGGCGCCTCCATCGTCGAAGCTGCGCACATCGCCGCCTTCGCCGACAGCAGGAACAATGACGCCCGTAATGGGCTCGCTCTTACTCCGAACGCGCACTGGAGTTTCGACGAGGGTTTGTGGACCATTGACGACGACCTGCGCATCGTCGTCGCGAAAGACGCCTTTTTCGAATGGACCAACGGCGAATCGCTGAACCGCCTCCATGGGAAGCCACTCACCTTCGCTCCGGACGTCAAACTGTGCCCGGAGCCAAGGTATCTGGAGTGGCATCGAGAGAGGTGTTTTGTGGGGTGA
- a CDS encoding DNA/RNA helicase domain-containing protein — protein sequence MIIYESDVQGFRADMLTNRIEEIIRDRFKKVNRRSVAASELRSWANSLAHIDRVLADPAIPQDAGVAVEFIIPGSMKRMDFVLTGLNASGKKTAVIVELKQWSEAKRTSKDAIVETWVGGAVQEVNHPSYQAWSYASLLEDYNEAVRATPIHIQPCAYLHNCESGETIRHPFYGEHVHRAPAFLRDDAAKLRAFLTEHVRHGDRKSVIFEILNGRIRPSKSLADSLSGMLKGKPEFTLIDDQKLVFETAIYLAQRAQTGRKQVLVVEGGPGTGKSVVAVNLLARLVKGNLNARYITKNAAPRAVYEAKLKGDFKKSAISNLFSGSDSLYSTGADTFDALIVDETHRLRAKSGIFGNLGENQIAEAIHASRFSVFFVDDAQTVTLSDIGSAQAVRDLARQAGATITDARLQSQFRCNGSDGYLGWIDNTLGVRNTANATLEGVNYDFRVYSDPCDMRDEIEHLNRVSNRARFVAGYCWDWKSQKSKEALDIVIPGTGFSAQWNLKEDGGTWIMRPESVKQVGCIHTCQGLEVDYVGVILGHDYVVRGGRWVAFPERRSKQDRSIWGWGKLMLEDPVTGERRLREIIRNTYRTLMTRGTRGCFVYSVDAETNAYLRAAMGRPNDIVVETPTASAALNTPQEFPFRVLSTDEASTVENKVRCFPTLKAAAGAFLEGQDDGFQWVELPETFLARADHFVVQVCGESMNKRIPDGSWCLFRKASAGSRQDKIVLVQHVGISDPANGGSYTVKRYRSEKRVRADGWAHESILLWPESTDRSFVPITIPADAAEEFRVIGEFVAVL from the coding sequence ATGATCATCTACGAGTCAGATGTGCAGGGCTTCAGGGCCGATATGCTCACAAACCGAATTGAAGAGATAATCCGTGATCGCTTCAAAAAGGTTAACCGACGTTCCGTCGCCGCAAGCGAGTTGCGGTCCTGGGCAAACTCCCTCGCCCATATCGACCGTGTTCTTGCTGACCCCGCTATCCCTCAAGACGCAGGCGTGGCGGTCGAGTTTATAATTCCCGGCAGCATGAAGCGCATGGACTTCGTCCTGACCGGGCTCAACGCCTCCGGTAAGAAGACGGCAGTGATCGTCGAGCTCAAGCAGTGGAGCGAAGCGAAGCGGACGAGCAAGGACGCAATCGTCGAGACTTGGGTAGGCGGCGCGGTTCAAGAAGTGAACCATCCTTCGTATCAGGCCTGGTCTTACGCATCGTTGCTGGAGGACTACAACGAGGCCGTGCGCGCCACACCCATTCACATCCAGCCCTGCGCATACCTGCACAACTGCGAAAGCGGCGAAACAATTCGGCATCCCTTCTACGGGGAGCACGTTCATCGAGCGCCTGCATTCCTGCGGGATGATGCGGCAAAGCTACGAGCCTTTCTGACGGAGCACGTACGACACGGAGACAGAAAGTCGGTAATCTTCGAGATCCTGAATGGCAGGATCCGCCCCTCCAAGAGCCTGGCGGACAGCCTTTCGGGCATGTTGAAGGGAAAACCGGAGTTCACACTCATCGACGACCAGAAACTGGTGTTCGAGACGGCGATTTACCTGGCCCAAAGGGCACAGACAGGTCGGAAGCAGGTGCTCGTGGTTGAGGGAGGGCCCGGCACGGGCAAGTCGGTTGTCGCAGTCAACCTGCTTGCACGGCTGGTAAAAGGGAATCTCAACGCTCGCTACATCACAAAGAATGCCGCTCCGCGGGCGGTTTACGAGGCAAAGCTGAAGGGCGACTTCAAGAAAAGCGCCATCAGCAATCTCTTCAGCGGATCGGACTCGTTGTATTCGACGGGGGCGGACACCTTCGACGCCCTGATCGTCGACGAGACCCACCGGCTGCGAGCGAAATCCGGCATCTTTGGGAACCTCGGCGAGAACCAGATTGCTGAAGCAATCCACGCGAGTCGCTTCAGCGTCTTCTTCGTTGATGATGCGCAAACGGTGACTCTCAGCGACATCGGCTCGGCCCAGGCAGTCCGCGATCTGGCCCGGCAGGCAGGCGCGACGATCACGGACGCGCGGCTTCAATCCCAGTTCCGCTGCAACGGCTCAGACGGTTACCTCGGCTGGATCGACAACACCCTCGGCGTTCGCAACACGGCGAACGCCACCCTGGAGGGCGTGAACTACGACTTTCGGGTGTATTCAGATCCTTGCGACATGCGCGACGAGATCGAGCACCTTAACCGCGTATCGAACCGGGCCAGGTTTGTCGCCGGCTATTGCTGGGATTGGAAGAGCCAAAAATCCAAGGAGGCGTTGGACATTGTGATACCCGGCACGGGTTTCTCCGCGCAGTGGAACCTGAAGGAGGACGGCGGTACCTGGATCATGCGGCCGGAGTCCGTCAAGCAGGTGGGGTGCATTCACACCTGTCAGGGCCTCGAGGTGGATTATGTCGGCGTGATCCTGGGCCATGACTATGTTGTCCGCGGTGGGCGATGGGTAGCGTTTCCTGAACGGCGTTCCAAGCAGGACCGGTCAATTTGGGGCTGGGGCAAGCTCATGCTTGAAGACCCGGTTACTGGAGAGCGAAGACTTCGTGAGATCATCAGAAACACCTATCGAACGCTGATGACGCGGGGCACCCGTGGATGCTTCGTGTATTCAGTGGACGCCGAAACGAACGCCTACCTACGTGCGGCCATGGGGCGGCCGAATGACATTGTTGTCGAGACGCCAACCGCCAGCGCTGCGCTCAATACGCCCCAGGAGTTTCCCTTCCGGGTGCTCTCAACCGATGAGGCGAGCACCGTGGAGAACAAGGTGCGCTGCTTCCCCACCCTCAAGGCCGCGGCCGGCGCCTTTCTCGAGGGCCAAGATGACGGTTTCCAATGGGTTGAGCTTCCCGAGACCTTCCTGGCCCGGGCGGATCATTTTGTGGTGCAGGTGTGCGGCGAGTCGATGAACAAGCGAATTCCTGACGGCTCGTGGTGTCTATTTCGAAAGGCCAGTGCGGGCTCGCGCCAAGACAAAATCGTGCTCGTCCAGCATGTGGGTATAAGCGACCCGGCGAATGGAGGCAGCTACACGGTGAAGCGTTACAGGAGCGAGAAACGGGTCCGGGCGGACGGCTGGGCGCACGAATCGATTCTCCTTTGGCCGGAATCGACCGACCGCTCCTTCGTTCCCATCACTATACCGGCCGACGCAGCCGAGGAGTTCCGCGTCATCGGAGAATTTGTGGCAGTGCTATGA
- a CDS encoding nuclease-related domain-containing protein, with amino-acid sequence MRETILLTGYFIIFLFVPIGFLWARKKRRWTRKPFGDKLLRQPGESLSEQIKAGDDNAILVILLPAAIPLIIAPTLYQVLSGPLAMGVPAAVGGAIAGMIAAMITCWSFQIRWVSRFSVLNLGYLGERLVGEHLATLRADGFHVFHDLQADGGERKFNLDHVVVGPSGVWMIETKTRKKRDRAADTDAHKVKFDGTALHWPSFTETKSVDQAKHQIRWLAKWIEQRTGLRVEPKGIIAIPGWYVVSQAIQPVRVLNEKMLRSAIAAKQPPCLSVADIQAIARQLELACRDVEV; translated from the coding sequence ATGCGAGAGACAATTCTGTTAACGGGCTATTTCATCATCTTTCTGTTTGTACCCATCGGCTTCCTTTGGGCGCGGAAGAAACGTAGGTGGACAAGGAAGCCATTTGGCGACAAACTGCTTCGTCAGCCCGGCGAATCGCTTAGCGAGCAAATCAAAGCCGGGGACGACAATGCGATCCTGGTGATCCTGTTGCCTGCGGCGATACCGCTCATCATCGCGCCAACGCTTTATCAGGTTCTCTCGGGTCCACTTGCCATGGGTGTACCGGCAGCGGTAGGCGGCGCCATCGCTGGAATGATAGCGGCCATGATCACCTGTTGGAGCTTTCAGATTCGCTGGGTAAGCCGGTTTAGCGTCTTGAATCTGGGCTACCTCGGCGAGCGGCTGGTGGGCGAACATCTCGCGACGCTGAGGGCGGACGGTTTCCACGTATTTCACGACCTGCAAGCAGACGGTGGCGAAAGGAAGTTCAATCTTGACCACGTGGTCGTCGGGCCGAGCGGGGTCTGGATGATCGAGACCAAGACTCGGAAGAAGCGCGATCGTGCAGCCGATACTGACGCGCACAAAGTCAAGTTTGACGGGACAGCGCTGCACTGGCCCTCATTCACCGAGACAAAATCAGTCGATCAAGCGAAACACCAGATTCGCTGGCTCGCCAAGTGGATCGAGCAACGGACAGGACTTCGGGTGGAGCCAAAAGGAATCATCGCGATACCCGGATGGTATGTAGTGTCGCAAGCCATACAACCGGTGCGCGTCCTCAACGAGAAGATGCTTCGCTCCGCCATCGCGGCGAAACAGCCCCCGTGCCTTAGTGTGGCGGACATCCAGGCGATAGCGCGGCAGCTGGAGCTCGCGTGTCGGGATGTGGAGGTGTGA
- a CDS encoding DUF3857 domain-containing protein encodes MTLRPILTALLSLCLLTSVAVAAKFTWAPVEPGDFEPLPAAPAHDAECLFAKRSYTGSKQGSEISGYFRFRVNTEKGVEKHQKVEVKLSSGEKLRSIRARVLRSDGTIVELKEADFVHSRENKRSKDKDGKVTFTIPNLKPGDIYEYVCVTGRDQDVASMIVPVQRGVPIRLHEYRFKSGLFDHLIFWTNLGDTTAEKKSREIIVTSRNVPAFVPEPLMPAEPDHSAWLGMVPIPTATDSQDMWEEFSNKLSKELKDAIRPNKVVQETASGIVGSETDPTQKLRKLYEYCQREIANLSDNSSERVAALRRARDENPPMDVLSPKDVIKRKAGTAGEIRLLFAALATAAGLEPQAVAYARATELRSTRTNYGWRFLRERTLLFDLGGTPFICSPQDAALPFGLIAWTDETANAMIASGKKPAFFTLPINDPEATRIDEIVRARVNPDGTLEGTVSITSTGMEAWDLRTDNWRLGREELDLRYRKEFNERVPQAEITELTWSDLAETTAPLVITFKLRIPNYAEVIGNRLSLPLNPLRLGAKSPFTATTREFPVMFKNTEHRVTRVELEYPEGYQPEQPGKPAGFGTERSVISLTYDVQHSPSRRLFTMRRDLVLGRGPGKEFLPKVYPAFKQAFDLMDQSDSHRILLTPAGDAETKAEVTAAMP; translated from the coding sequence ATGACTCTGCGTCCGATCCTCACCGCGTTGCTAAGCCTTTGCCTGCTGACCTCCGTCGCCGTTGCAGCAAAGTTCACCTGGGCTCCTGTCGAGCCCGGCGATTTCGAGCCTCTCCCCGCGGCTCCCGCTCATGATGCCGAGTGTCTCTTTGCCAAGCGCAGCTACACGGGGAGCAAGCAAGGTTCAGAGATCTCGGGCTATTTCCGCTTCAGGGTGAACACGGAGAAGGGCGTTGAGAAGCACCAGAAGGTGGAAGTGAAGCTCTCTTCAGGTGAAAAGCTCCGGAGTATCCGGGCCCGGGTGCTCCGCAGCGACGGCACGATTGTCGAACTCAAGGAGGCAGACTTCGTTCACTCGCGCGAAAACAAGCGCAGCAAGGATAAGGACGGGAAGGTCACCTTCACCATTCCCAACCTGAAGCCGGGCGACATATACGAGTACGTATGCGTGACAGGTCGCGATCAGGATGTCGCATCCATGATCGTGCCGGTGCAGAGAGGCGTGCCTATTCGTCTGCATGAGTATCGCTTCAAGAGCGGCCTCTTCGACCACCTGATATTTTGGACGAACCTCGGGGACACGACGGCGGAGAAGAAATCGAGGGAGATTATCGTAACCTCCCGGAATGTTCCCGCATTCGTGCCCGAGCCTCTCATGCCGGCCGAGCCCGACCACTCCGCTTGGCTCGGCATGGTGCCCATTCCCACTGCCACCGATAGCCAGGACATGTGGGAAGAGTTCTCCAACAAGCTGTCCAAAGAATTGAAGGACGCCATCCGGCCAAACAAAGTGGTGCAGGAGACCGCCTCCGGCATCGTCGGCTCCGAGACCGATCCCACGCAAAAGCTCAGGAAGCTCTACGAGTACTGCCAGCGGGAGATCGCCAATCTCTCCGACAATTCCTCTGAACGCGTCGCGGCACTCCGCCGCGCGCGCGATGAAAATCCCCCCATGGACGTGCTGTCACCGAAGGACGTCATCAAGCGCAAGGCCGGCACAGCTGGGGAAATCCGCCTGCTTTTCGCGGCCCTCGCAACGGCAGCGGGACTTGAACCGCAGGCCGTCGCCTATGCACGCGCCACCGAGCTCCGGTCGACGCGCACAAACTACGGCTGGCGCTTCCTGCGCGAGCGCACGCTTCTCTTCGACCTCGGCGGCACACCCTTCATCTGCTCCCCGCAGGATGCCGCCCTGCCCTTCGGCCTGATCGCGTGGACGGACGAGACGGCAAACGCCATGATCGCCAGCGGGAAAAAACCCGCCTTCTTCACGCTTCCAATAAACGACCCCGAGGCGACTCGCATTGACGAAATCGTCCGTGCGCGAGTCAACCCCGACGGTACCCTCGAGGGCACGGTATCCATCACCTCGACGGGCATGGAAGCCTGGGACCTCAGGACGGACAACTGGCGCTTGGGGCGCGAAGAATTGGATCTTCGCTACCGCAAGGAATTCAACGAACGCGTACCGCAGGCTGAGATCACTGAGCTCACCTGGAGTGACCTCGCGGAGACGACGGCGCCACTGGTGATCACATTCAAGCTTCGAATACCCAACTACGCGGAGGTGATCGGGAACCGCCTCTCGCTGCCCCTTAACCCCCTTCGCCTCGGCGCCAAAAGTCCCTTCACGGCGACTACCCGCGAGTTTCCGGTGATGTTCAAGAACACTGAGCACCGGGTTACCCGGGTGGAACTTGAATACCCCGAGGGGTACCAGCCGGAGCAGCCCGGCAAACCCGCAGGCTTCGGCACCGAAAGAAGTGTGATCTCCCTAACCTACGACGTGCAACACTCGCCAAGCCGGCGCCTATTCACGATGCGGCGCGATCTGGTCCTCGGCCGCGGGCCTGGGAAGGAATTCCTGCCCAAGGTCTATCCCGCCTTCAAGCAGGCCTTTGACCTCATGGATCAATCAGATAGTCACCGTATTCTCCTGACACCGGCGGGCGACGCCGAGACGAAGGCCGAAGTCACCGCGGCGATGCCATGA
- a CDS encoding ATP-binding protein — protein sequence MSTKASFTQHSLRTRILWLVSLASLVAAAAVAISVVVYEVRSFRPRALEELSKSSLLLQEVLPAALDFGGTENAAGYLKTFAQDSRTGMKLVAVYDTDGTPFAYWRETEAEVIPVTAAPTEPRFKEGRLEVWQPIVSQGREFGHLLLVRQLPPLYARLPQYGIMLAVVLGTLAAVGVALILGTRHYIIGPLLELLKTTTAVTLRSDYNARARVKRNDEVGELARAFNQMLEAIGARENELREARARVEQVFKATTELAIIAIDRTGYVTTFNVGAERMLGYSAAEVVGKATPMLWHKREEIEADALALGLEFSDHPTWFEKYLSPVATDQFMRKECTFISKDKKEFPVHLSVTPIRDPEGNLAGFLGVATDLSQQKHAQQAQEQLQMQLIQSQKLEAVGQLAGGIAHDFNNILAAMMMHSELMQIDLHEGRAVLDDIAELQAYINRAAALTRQLLLFSRRQVTQMTSVDVNSLMGNLMKMLRRIIGEDISLEFVAAPGAAWVHADSGMLEQVVLNLAVNSRDAMPHGGRLKLSTSTEVIGPGDLARSPEARPGRFVCITVTDVGCGMDQATLNRIFEPFFTTKEPGKGTGLGLATAYGIVKKHEGWMEVTSEVGKGTTFRVFLPEKPSETVAPMASRHDSAIPTGTETVLYVEDDNDVRNLGVAVMQKCGYQVLVAHSAADALSVWRTHGEHIDLLLTDMIMPGGMTGLELASELRRSHPSLPAIITSGYSLELSQDNWQSDALTSFLAKPFAPQALGRTLRATLDAGKQGL from the coding sequence ATGAGCACCAAGGCCTCGTTCACCCAGCATTCCCTGCGGACGAGGATCCTCTGGCTGGTGTCGCTCGCCAGCCTCGTCGCGGCCGCCGCGGTGGCCATCTCGGTCGTTGTCTACGAGGTGCGCTCGTTCCGCCCGCGCGCGCTCGAGGAGTTGAGCAAATCCTCGCTCCTGCTGCAGGAGGTGCTCCCGGCGGCGTTGGACTTCGGAGGCACCGAGAATGCGGCCGGCTACCTGAAGACCTTTGCCCAGGACTCGCGCACGGGCATGAAGCTCGTCGCTGTGTACGACACCGACGGCACGCCCTTCGCGTATTGGCGCGAGACGGAGGCGGAGGTCATTCCGGTGACGGCTGCACCCACCGAGCCGCGCTTCAAGGAAGGACGCCTCGAAGTCTGGCAGCCGATCGTGAGCCAAGGCCGCGAGTTCGGGCACCTGCTGCTCGTCCGGCAGCTCCCTCCCCTTTATGCGCGACTCCCGCAATACGGCATCATGCTCGCCGTGGTGCTCGGCACGCTTGCGGCTGTGGGGGTGGCGCTGATTTTGGGGACGCGGCACTACATCATTGGCCCCCTCCTCGAGTTGCTGAAGACCACCACGGCAGTGACCCTGCGGAGCGACTACAACGCCCGCGCCCGCGTGAAGCGCAACGACGAGGTCGGCGAACTCGCCCGCGCCTTTAACCAAATGCTTGAGGCCATCGGCGCCCGCGAAAACGAACTTCGCGAGGCGCGCGCACGCGTGGAGCAGGTCTTCAAGGCCACCACCGAACTCGCGATCATCGCCATCGACCGCACCGGGTATGTCACCACGTTCAACGTCGGTGCTGAGCGCATGCTCGGCTATTCCGCGGCCGAGGTGGTTGGCAAGGCGACCCCGATGCTCTGGCACAAGCGCGAGGAGATTGAAGCCGATGCCCTCGCACTCGGCCTGGAGTTCAGCGACCACCCCACGTGGTTTGAGAAGTACCTCTCTCCTGTCGCCACCGACCAGTTCATGCGGAAGGAGTGCACTTTCATTTCGAAGGACAAGAAAGAGTTTCCCGTTCATCTCTCCGTGACGCCGATCCGGGATCCGGAAGGCAACCTCGCCGGCTTCCTGGGCGTGGCCACAGACCTCAGCCAGCAGAAGCACGCGCAGCAGGCGCAGGAGCAACTGCAGATGCAGCTGATCCAGTCGCAGAAACTCGAGGCGGTCGGCCAGCTCGCGGGCGGCATCGCCCACGATTTCAACAACATCCTTGCGGCGATGATGATGCATTCCGAGCTGATGCAGATTGACCTGCACGAAGGCCGGGCGGTGCTCGACGACATCGCGGAGCTGCAGGCCTACATCAACCGGGCGGCGGCGCTCACGCGCCAACTGTTGCTGTTTAGTCGCCGGCAGGTGACGCAGATGACCAGCGTCGACGTCAATTCGCTCATGGGCAACCTCATGAAGATGCTTCGCCGCATCATCGGCGAGGACATCAGCCTCGAATTTGTGGCGGCGCCCGGTGCGGCCTGGGTGCATGCGGATTCGGGCATGCTCGAGCAGGTGGTGCTCAACCTCGCCGTCAACTCCCGCGATGCGATGCCGCACGGCGGCCGGCTGAAGCTCAGCACCTCCACCGAGGTGATCGGGCCCGGTGACCTCGCGCGGAGCCCGGAAGCGAGACCCGGTCGGTTCGTCTGCATTACGGTGACAGACGTGGGCTGCGGCATGGACCAAGCGACCCTGAACCGCATTTTCGAGCCCTTCTTCACGACGAAGGAGCCTGGGAAAGGGACAGGCCTCGGACTGGCGACGGCCTATGGCATCGTGAAGAAGCATGAAGGCTGGATGGAAGTGACGAGCGAAGTTGGCAAAGGCACGACCTTCCGCGTGTTTCTCCCGGAGAAGCCGAGTGAAACCGTGGCCCCGATGGCCTCGCGGCATGACTCAGCTATCCCGACGGGGACGGAGACGGTGCTTTATGTGGAGGACGACAACGACGTCCGGAACCTCGGCGTGGCGGTCATGCAGAAGTGCGGGTACCAGGTGCTCGTCGCCCACTCCGCCGCGGATGCCCTGTCGGTCTGGAGGACCCACGGTGAGCACATTGACCTCCTCTTGACGGACATGATCATGCCCGGCGGCATGACCGGCCTGGAACTCGCGTCGGAATTGCGGCGCTCCCACCCCTCGCTCCCGGCGATCATCACCAGCGGCTACAGTCTGGAACTGAGCCAGGACAACTGGCAGTCGGATGCCCTCACCAGTTTTCTTGCGAAACCCTTCGCACCACAGGCACTTGGCCGCACCCTCCGCGCGACGCTCGATGCGGGGAAACAAGGCTTGTGA
- a CDS encoding YfiR family protein, with the protein MSALLPHLPAKALSRRFWFGLVVVLVASTVCHGEAAIAPEVKLKAAYVIKLSQYVTWPDSAPAETSGPLRVGATEAGGLIDELVRQARTLRGKRPIEIVPLTTLEDALSCHVLFFGSNDTRAITDWVPTVRTHPLLTISDHPETIAAGMAIRLVKDSQTLRFEINQPAVDTAKLEVNPEAVRYAKHVHGRKEEAR; encoded by the coding sequence GTGAGCGCGCTCCTTCCTCACCTCCCGGCGAAAGCCCTGTCACGGCGGTTCTGGTTCGGCCTGGTCGTCGTGCTTGTGGCGTCGACCGTCTGCCACGGCGAGGCGGCAATCGCGCCAGAGGTGAAACTCAAGGCGGCCTACGTCATCAAGCTGAGCCAGTACGTGACCTGGCCCGACTCCGCTCCCGCGGAAACGTCAGGACCGCTCCGTGTGGGCGCGACGGAAGCGGGTGGACTTATTGATGAACTCGTGCGGCAGGCCCGGACCCTGCGCGGCAAGCGCCCAATCGAAATCGTGCCCCTGACGACGCTCGAGGACGCGCTCTCGTGTCATGTCCTGTTCTTTGGGTCCAACGACACGCGCGCCATCACCGACTGGGTGCCGACCGTGCGCACCCACCCGCTCCTCACGATCAGCGACCACCCGGAGACAATTGCGGCGGGCATGGCCATCCGGCTCGTGAAGGACTCGCAGACCCTGCGGTTTGAGATCAACCAACCGGCGGTCGATACCGCGAAACTGGAGGTCAATCCCGAGGCGGTTCGCTACGCGAAACACGTGCACGGGCGCAAGGAGGAGGCGCGATGA